The sequence GTCGTCCAGCGCCTCGTCGGTCCGTCCCGCGATCGAGATGCCGAGCGGGACGTCCTCACCGGCTCCGAGCTTGCTCAGCAGCACCGCCAGCGCGGTCTGCACCACCATGAACGGGCTCACGTCGTGCTCGCGCGAGCACCGTGTCAGCTGCCGGTGCAGCGCGGCCGGCAGATCGAAGCGCAGGGTCTCGCCCCGGTAGGAGGCGACGGCGGGCCGGGGCCGGTCGGTGGGCAGGGTGACTTCCTCGGGAAGTCCCCGCAGGTACTCCGTCCAGAAGGCGAGCTGGCCGGAGATCGCCGAGCCCGGGGTGTCCTCGTCGCCCAGGATCTCGCGCTGCCACAGGGTGTAGTCCGCGTAGCTGACGGGCAGCGGCTGCCACTCCGGGAGGTCGCCCCGGCAGCGGGCGGTGTAGGCGGTCTGGAGGTCGCGGGTGAGCGGCACCAGGGACCAGCCGTCGCCCGCGATGTGGTGCACCGGCAGGAGCAGCGCGTGTTCCCGGTCCGACAGGGCGAACAGGTGCGCGCGGATGGGCGCCTCGGTGGCCAGGTCGAAGCCGACGGCGGCGCGTTCGGTCAGCGCCCCGGCCAGCCGGTCGGCGGTGATGCCGGTGACGCCCATGACCGGCGTCGCCTCCTCGGCGGACAGGATGTGCTGGCGCGGGGTGCCGTCGCGGTCGGGGAAGACGGTGCGCAGGCTCTCGTGCCGGGCGACGACATCGCCGATCGCGGCCTGAAGGGCCGTACGGTCCAGATCGCCGTTCAGCCGCACGACGAGCGGGATGTTGTACGTGCCCGAGCCGCCGTCGATCTTGTCGATGAACCACAGCCGCAGCTGGGCGAAGGAGAGCGGGATCTCCTCCGGCCTGTCCATGGGGGTCAGCGGGCGCCGGGCGCTCGGTACGTCACCGTTGCCCGCGAGCCAGGCGATCAGCTCGGCCGGGGACGGGGCCTCGAAGACGGTACGGATGGTGAGTTCGACGCCGAACGCCGCGCGGACCCGGCTGACCAGCCTGGTGGCGAGCAGCGAATGCCCGCCCAGGTCGAAGAAGTTGTCGTCCATGGAGACCGACGGCACGCCCAGGATCTCCGCGAAGAGACCGCAGAAGATCTCCTCCTCCGGGGTACGGGCCGGCCGGCCGCCGACGAGGCCCGTCAGGTCCGGGGCGGGCAGGGCCCGGGTGTCGAGCTTCCCGTTCCCGGTCAGCGGCAGCGCGTCCAGCTGCACGAACCAGCTCGGCACCATGTGCTCGGGCAGGGCGGCGGCCGTGTGCTTGCGCAGGTCGGTGGTGTCCAGGGCGACCCGGCCCCCGGCGCCGTGGCCGCCGATGACGTAGGCCACCAGCCGCCGGTCGTCGGGGGTGTCCTCACGGACGACGACGGCAGCCTGCCGCACATCGGGGTGCCGCAGGACCGCGGCCTCGATCTCGCCCGGCTCGATCCGGAAGCCGCGGATCTTGACCTGCTGGTCGGCGCGCCCCAGGTACTCCAGGTTCGCGCCGCCGTCCGCGGCCCAGCGGGCCAGGTCGCCGGACCGGTACATGCGCTGTCCCGCCGGGCCGAAGGGGTCCGCGACGAACCGCGTGCAGCTCAGGTCCGGCCGCCCCAGATAGCCGTCGGCCACCGCGGGGCCGCCGACGTACAGCTCACCGGCGACCCCGGGCGGGACCGGGCGCAGCGCGGTGTCCAGCACGTAGACGCGCAGGTCGTCGAGGCCCCGGCCGATCATGCTGCCGGTGCCGGCCGACGCGACGGACGCGTCGAGCATCAGCTCCGTGGTGTGCACGGTGGTCTCGGTGATGCCGTACATGTTGACCAGCAGCGGGGCGTCCTCGGCGTGCCGCTCGTACCACTCGGCCAGCCTGCCGAACTCCAGCGCCGCACCGCCGAAGATCACCCGGCGCAGGGCGAGCCGGCTTCCGGTCCCCGGGTCGTCCCGGTCGGCCTGGACCAGCTGGTAGAACGCCGACGGCGTCTGGTTGAGGACGGTGACCCGCTCCCGTACCAGCAGCCGCAGGAACTCCTCCGGCGAGCGGCTCACCGCGAACGGCACCACCACGAGCTTCCCGCCGTGCAGCAGGGCGCCCCAGATCTCCCACACCGAGAAGTCGAAGGCGTAGGAGTGGAACAGCGACCACACGTCGTCCGGCCCGAAGCCGGACCAGGACGCGGTCGACTCGAAGAGCCGGAGCACATTGTGGTGGGCGACCACGACACCCTTGGGCCGGCCGGTAGACCCGGAGGTGTAGATGACGTACGCGGCCTGGTCGGGCAGGACCGGTCCGCCGCGCTCGGCGTCCCGGACCGGGGTGTGCGCCAGCGCGGCCAGTTCGGCCGCCGTGTCCGGGTGGTCGAGCGCGATCTCCGGTGTGCCCGGCACCGGCTGGGCGAAGGTGTCGCGCCGTGCGGTGATCACGGCGGTGGGCCGGGCGTCGGCCAGCATGTGGGCGACCCGGTCCGCGGGGTACTCGGGGTCGACCGGCAGATACGCCGCGCCGGCCTTCAGCGTCGCCAGCAGCGCCACGGGCAGGTCCACCGAGCGCGGCATCGCCAGCGCGACGAGCTGACCGCGCCGCACCCCTCGGTCGATCAGCAGCCGGGCCAGCCGGTTGGACCGCTCGTCCAGTTCCCGGTAGGTCAGGGCCCGGTGGTCCGCGCCGTCGGGGCAGACCACCGCCGTGCGGTCCGGATGGGCCGCCACGGTGCCGGCGAACCGCTCGGTCAGGGTGGCGCGTTCGGCTGCCGCGGGCGTCCGGGCGGCGCCGCCCCACTCGCCGACCAGCCGCTCCAGCGTCTCGGGCTCCACGATGTCCAGGGCGCCGACCGGGCGGTCGGGATGCGCGGCCAGCTCGCCGAGCAGCCGGATGATCAGGCGGTGGTGCTGCCGCGCCGCGTCGGGGCTGTAGACGTCCGGGTTGGCGGAGAGGTCGAGCTGGAGGCCGCCGTCCTGGCGGCCGACCACGATCAGCGAGAGGTCGTCGTCGTGTCCGGCCATCAGGGGGTGCAGGGTCGTCGGCAGACCCGCGACGCGCAGGGCCGGGGCGACGACATGGAGGTTGAGCCTTGGCCCGAGCAACCGGCCGTCGGAGCCCAGGAGTCCGAGGTCGCGCCGCAGGTCCTCGTAGCGGTAGCGCTTGTGCCGGGAGACGGCGCGCATGCGCTGGTGGGCGTGGCGGACGAGTTCCGTCGCCGTCATGTCGGGGCGCACCGTCATCCGTACGCCGACCACGTTGGACACCATGCCGGGCACGGTGCGGGCCGCGGCCGTGGTGCGGGCGGCGACGGACAGGGCGATCACCACGTCGCTGCTGCCGGTGATCCGGCTGGTGTACACGGCGAGCGCCGCCAGCACCGCGGCGGGCCAGCCGACCCGTCCGGCACGGGCCGCGTCGCGGATCTCGTCGCCCTTCGCGGCCGATACGTACGCGGTGTCCCGGAACAGGCCGGTGGGCAGCGCCGTCGGACGGTCACCGAGGCTCACGGCGGCCGGCCTGTCGGCGAACTCCCCCGTCCAGAAGGACTGGTCCTCGGCGAACTCGGCGGACCGCCGGTAGACCAGTTCGTCCTCGATCAGCTCGCGCAACGGCGGGAACGCCCCGTCGGCCGGGTCCTGCCCCTCGGTGAGCCGGGTGTAGACATCGGCCAGACGGGAGGCGATGAGGCTCGCGCCGAAGCTGTCCATCACCAGGTGGTGGTAGCGGTAGTAGAAGAGGAACCGGTCCTCGGCGACCTTGATGAGCGCGAAGCGGTACAGCGCGCCCCCGATCACCTCGACCGGGGTGTTCGCGTCCGCCCACATCCACGCGTCGGCCTTCTCGTCCGGCCGGTCCTCGGCGGCGAGGTCCAGGACATGGACCGGCTGCGCCGACCAGTCGGTGACCGGCTCGATCACCTGTACCGGACCGGACCCCTCGTCGGTGAACCGGGCACGCAGCGCCTCGGTCTCCACGACGATCCGGCGCATCGCGGTGGCGAACAGCACGGGATCGACGGCCCCCGCTATTTCCAGGTAAAGGGCCGCGTTGAACGTCGCGTTCGGACCGCTGAGGCTCTGCGCGTACCAGATTCCGGCCTGGCCGGCGGTCAGCGGCAGAACCGTGGCTGACGAGTCAGACATCTGTCCTCTGTTTCTTCGGGCCAGGCCGACCTTCGAGTCGGTCGGTGATCCAACGGGTCGGCAGCCACGGGCGGCTCCGGCGGGCCTGCTGTCAGCGCCGTGTTCGGGGCGGTCCCGGGCCGGAACAGCCCTGGGGCGGGCGCGGCAGCGCCCTTCGTCCGTGCACCGGATCCGCTGACGGCGGTCAATCGACGTTCGGTAAACGAATACACGTACCGACAAGCTCTGTCGCAGGCCGCTGCAATTACCGGAAACGGATCTTCTGGCCGGGCGCGCGGAATTCAGATTCTTCGAACCGGGTCCTGTTGCAGCAAGTGGCAAGGGTCTCCGGCGGGCGGGAATTCCGTCCGTAGCATCACGGCGAGCAGACCCATGACCACGACAAAGACAGGGAATACCCCTATGACCGACGCCATGGAGAAGCAGGCCACCTGCCCCGTCGCGCCACGCGGCTGGCCCAACCCCCTTCTGCCTGAGTACGACCAGGTGCCGGAGGGACGTCCGCTGACCCAGGTGACCATGCCGTCGGGCAGCAAGGCGTGGCTGGTCTCGCGGCACGACCACATCCAACGGCTGCTGGCGGACGCCCGGTTCAGCGTGGAGCCGCACCCCACGTTCCCCATCAGGTTCCCCGCGCCGCAGGAACTGCTGGACATGATCGCCAGGGACTCCAAGAACCTGCTGGTGACCATGGACCCGCCCCGGCACACCCGCGTCCGTCAGATGGCGCTGCCGGACTTCACCATCAAGGCCGTCGAGAAGCTGCGCCCGAAGGTGCAGGAGCTGATCGACCGCTACCTCGACGGGATGGAGGCGGCCGGCGGCCCCACCGACCTCGTCCAGGCGCTGGCCCTGCCGCTGCCGGCCCAGGTGATCTGCGAACTGGCCGGCATTCCCGAGGCCGAGCGGGACGTGTTCACGCGCAACGCCGCGATCATGGTGGGTACGCGGCACTCGTACACCATGGACGAGAAGATGGCCGCCAACAACGAGTTGATGGCGTACTTCGCCACCCTCGTCACCGAGAAGCGGGAGAACCCCGCCGACGACATGCTCGGCGGCTTCATCACCCGGGCGGGCCGGACCGACGAGTTCGACCACCACGGTCTGACGCTGATGACGAAGATGCTGCTGCTCGCGGGTTACGAGTTCATCGTGAACCGCATCGCGCTCGGCACCCAGACGCTCCTGGACCACCCCGGACAGCTCAAGGCGCTCCAGGGCGACCCGGCGGGGCTCATGCCGAAGGCCGTGAACGAGGTGCTGCGCTACTTCAGCCTCGTCGACGAGGTCCTGGCCCGGGTGGCGCTCGCCGACGTGGAGATCGACGGCGTGACCATCAAGGAGGGCGAGGGCATCCTCGTACTGAAGGGTCTCGGCGACCGCGACCCGGCCAAGTACACGGACCCCGACGCCTTCGACATCCACCGCGACGCCCGGGACCACCTCGCCTTCGGCTACGGCGTCCACCAGTGCCTCGGCCAGCATGTGGCCCGGCTGATGATGGAGCTGTGCTTCACCTCGCTGTTCACCCGGTTCCCGGATCTGCACGTGGTCGAGTCCGACGAGCCGATCGAGCTCATCGACGGGCTGCCGCCGGTGCACAAGCTCGTGGTCGGCTGGTGAGCGCGGTGAAGGTGCAGGTGGACCGCGACCGCTGTATCGGCGCCGGGCTGTGCGTGATGAGCGCCCCCGCCGTCTTCGACCAGGGTGAGGACGACGGCCTGGTGATCCTGCTGGACGACAGCCCATCGGACGCCGATGCCGCGCACACGCGCAAGCTCGTCGAGCACATCTGCCCGTCGAAGGCCATCCGGATCACCGAGGGCTGAGCGGCGGCCCCGGGGCCCGTCACCGCCCGCGCGGTGACGGGCCCGGCGCCCGCCCGCCCCGCATTCCCCGCACAGCGCCGACCAGAGTGGACAGCACACATGAGCAGGCTCACCGGATGGAAAGTCCTCAACGAGGGGCGGGGCACCGACCTCGTGCTCGCCGTCGACTTCGCCACCACGGGTCGTTCCGACTCCAGTTTCACCGACCTCGTCCCCCGGCTCGACCCGCACCTCGCCGTGTGGGAGACCCGCCAGCCCGACACGGGCGACGGCATGTCCGCGCGGGACTACATCGACCTGTGGGTCCGTGAGGCCGAGGACAGTGGCCGTACGGTCCGGGCGGTGCTCGGCTACTGCGCGGGCAGCGTCTTCGCCGGTGAGATCGCCGCCCGGGTCGCGGGGTGGCAGGCGCGGCCGCCCCGGTTCGTGATGTTCGATCCGGAGGTGCCGTCCCCGGCCGGTCTGGACCGGGACTTCGCCGCGATGATGAACCAGTTCGCCTCGGTGCTGTCCGCCGACGAGGTGTCCGCCGCCCGACAGGCCGCACAGGCTGCGCGGGCGGGCGCCCCGGACTTCGCCGCCTTCGGCGCCGAGCTGGTCCGGATCTTCCGGGAGCAGGCGGGCGCGGCGTTCGCACGCGAGGAGCTCGACACGGAACTGCTGGAGGAGTTCGCGGCGGTGTTCCGGTCGTTCGTGTCGTATCTGGACGCGGCCCGGCAGATCGAACCGGCCGCCGCCTGGCGCACCGCCACCGCGGTGAGTTCCCGGCAGCCGACCGAGGGGGCCCTGCTGGCGGCGCGGACCGTCGAGGTGCCGGTCGACCACGTGGACATCCTGCGCAGTGCTCGGACGGCGGAGGTCGTCGGCGAGATCGTCGGCAGTTACGCGTCGTCCTGACGGGGGCCGTGCGGGTGGGGCGCCTGCGGCGAGCTTGTCCCCTACCCGCCCCTTCCCGAAACCGGGGCGCCGCCCCGGACCCCGCTCCTCAAACGCCGGAGGGGCTGGGAGTGGGGTCGCCGGGCCCCGCGCTCGGGGAAAAAGGATGCCCTCAAGCGCCGGGCGGGCTGGGGGTGGCCGGAAGGGCTGGGAGGAAGGGCTGGGGGTGGGGGCGCCGGCCCTGGCGCTCGGGGAAAGGATGCCCTCAAGCGCCGGGCGGGCCGGGGATGGCCGGAGGGGCTGGGGGTAGGGTCGCCGGCCCCCGGCGCTCGGGAAGGGCTGTCCTCAAACGCCGGGCGGGCTGGGTTGGCCGGAGGAGCTGAGGGTGGGGGCGCCGGCCTGGGGTCCGGCTGTCCTCAAGCGCCGGGCGGGCCGGGGATGGCCGGAGGGGGTGCCGTGTTCATCGTCCCGTCCATCCGCTCGCGCGGCCGGTTCGCGCCGATGAGGGCGCCGACCGTCATGACGCACCGGTCTCCGTCCCAGGTCTCCCCGGACACGAAGACGTTGTCGGCCATCAGCCGGTCGATCCGGGCCACATGGCGCAGTACGGCACCCGGCCGTACCTCCCCGGCGAAGCGGCAGTCACGGAAGGCGGCGGCGACCTGTACGCCTTCGGTGGTGCCGCTGGACAGCCACAGGAGCACGGAGGACTGTCCGAAGGACTCCAGCATCAGCGCCCTGGGGTACATGTACCGCGACAGCGGGAGCCCGTCCGCCATCGACCGGTAGCAGGGCTCGGAGCCGGAGACGGCCTTCACGGTCGTGATCTCCCGGCCGGGGTCGAAGGATTCCACCCGGTCCACCAGGAGCATGGGGTGCCGTACCGGCAGCCGGTCCAGGATCGCGGTGTAGTCCGGTCCGTACGCGGTCGCGGGCGGGAGGGGCGGCGCGCCCGCGGGGGCGAGTGGCCCGCCGGCCGGGGCGGTGTTCCGGTCGCCGAGCACCACCTTCGCGGCCACGACCGGGGTACCGTCCTGCCGCACCCCGCCGGCGGTGACCCGCCATCGCCCGCCGTCGTCCTTCCTCGCCGTGACGTCCAGCCGGATCTCGTCACCGCCGCGCATGGGCGCCAGCCACCGGCCGGAGGCGACCTCCAGCAGGTTCAGCGGCTCGTCGCCGCCCACCAGGGTGGACAGCGCCTGCCGGAGCGCTTCGAGCACGAACACGGCGGGCAGCAGCGTGAGTCCGGGGAAGTGCCCCTCCATGTACGGGTCGTCGGCGCTGACCGTCTTGAACGCGCGGAACCGGAGGTCCGGTCCGCCCGCGTCCGGCTCCAGCCGGTCGACCGCGCACAACGGGGTCGCGAACGTGCGCCGCGCCTCTGCCCGCGCCTCTGCCGGCTCCCCGGTCCGGGTCGGAATGCCGCCGGTCACACGAACCACACCTGGTCGTACTCCGGCCAGCGGAGCGCCAGTTCGGCCGGGGCGAGAGTGGTGACACCCGGCACCAGCTGCTCCGGGGTGACGCCGAGTCCGTCCAGGGCGCTCTCGTCCACGAAGACGCTGAACCCCTCGGCGAGCAGGTCCCGCACGGCACCCCGGTAGTCGGGCAGCGTGTCCAGCACCGTCGAGCCGATCCGTACGGCCGGTACGTAGTCGTCCTCCTCGACGGCCATCGTCACCGTCGCCCCGCGCAGCGCCAGATCCACCTGCTCGAACTGGCCGTGCAGGTCGAGCAGTCCGTACAGCGGGTGGAAGAACTGCACCTCCACGGCGCCCCGGTAGGCGCGGTCGAGCACGCAGAGCACCCGCTGACGCGGCCGTTCCTGTGAGGTGGTGGTCATCAGGCTCCCCCGAGGTAGAGCGTCTGCCTGGCCGCGGCCATGGTCCCGGCCAGCCGGAGCGGCGAGCGGTGCCGCACCTGCGGGATGTGGTGGGTCGCGCCGCGCTCCTCGGCGCACGCGGTGCAGGTGATCCAGCCGAAGCGGCCACCGCTGTCGGCCGTCAGCCGCGCCACGATCGCCGACGACGAGGGGTAATGCCCCTCCGGGTCACGGGTGTTGGGCAGCTTGGTGTCACCGAACGTGTTCTGGGTGAGCATGTTGGCGTAACCGCACGCCCAGATCCGTACCGAGCCGCCGTTGTCGAGCACCGCGTGCGAGAGCCGCAGCGCGGAGGTCACCACATCGCTGGAGTGCGGGGCCGCCGTCAGGATGAGCAGCAGGTCCCACATCCGGCGCTTCATGGGGGTACCCATCAGTGCCACACACCTCTGCAGTCGTCCTCGGCCAGCGCCGCCGCGACGGTCTCCATCCCGGCGAGTCTCACGTGCGGCGACAGCGTCATGGCGCCGAGCGCGCGCTGCGCCGCCGAGAAGTCGTCCACGAGGATCTCGACCCCGGCCCCGGCGAGGCGCTCGATCTCCGACACCTCGGTGCCCACGGCGCTCAGCACACCGTCCTCGACGAGATAGACCCGTACCCGGTGTCCGGCTCCGGCGAGCGCCGCGGCGTCCAGGAGAAAGGTGCCCGCGTTGGGGCCCGCCCAGTTCCCCTTGCTCTCGATCAGGAAATAGGAGGCGGCACCCCCGCCGGTGTCCGGTGAACCGGCCGGCCGCACGGCCGTCAACCGCCCAGCTTCCGGCTGAGCAGGTCGCGGATGTCGGGAAACGTGCGGAGCTCGACCAGCTCCTCCTCGGGAATCCTG is a genomic window of Streptomyces sp. NBC_01237 containing:
- a CDS encoding ferredoxin; this translates as MSAVKVQVDRDRCIGAGLCVMSAPAVFDQGEDDGLVILLDDSPSDADAAHTRKLVEHICPSKAIRITEG
- a CDS encoding non-ribosomal peptide synthetase, encoding MSDSSATVLPLTAGQAGIWYAQSLSGPNATFNAALYLEIAGAVDPVLFATAMRRIVVETEALRARFTDEGSGPVQVIEPVTDWSAQPVHVLDLAAEDRPDEKADAWMWADANTPVEVIGGALYRFALIKVAEDRFLFYYRYHHLVMDSFGASLIASRLADVYTRLTEGQDPADGAFPPLRELIEDELVYRRSAEFAEDQSFWTGEFADRPAAVSLGDRPTALPTGLFRDTAYVSAAKGDEIRDAARAGRVGWPAAVLAALAVYTSRITGSSDVVIALSVAARTTAAARTVPGMVSNVVGVRMTVRPDMTATELVRHAHQRMRAVSRHKRYRYEDLRRDLGLLGSDGRLLGPRLNLHVVAPALRVAGLPTTLHPLMAGHDDDLSLIVVGRQDGGLQLDLSANPDVYSPDAARQHHRLIIRLLGELAAHPDRPVGALDIVEPETLERLVGEWGGAARTPAAAERATLTERFAGTVAAHPDRTAVVCPDGADHRALTYRELDERSNRLARLLIDRGVRRGQLVALAMPRSVDLPVALLATLKAGAAYLPVDPEYPADRVAHMLADARPTAVITARRDTFAQPVPGTPEIALDHPDTAAELAALAHTPVRDAERGGPVLPDQAAYVIYTSGSTGRPKGVVVAHHNVLRLFESTASWSGFGPDDVWSLFHSYAFDFSVWEIWGALLHGGKLVVVPFAVSRSPEEFLRLLVRERVTVLNQTPSAFYQLVQADRDDPGTGSRLALRRVIFGGAALEFGRLAEWYERHAEDAPLLVNMYGITETTVHTTELMLDASVASAGTGSMIGRGLDDLRVYVLDTALRPVPPGVAGELYVGGPAVADGYLGRPDLSCTRFVADPFGPAGQRMYRSGDLARWAADGGANLEYLGRADQQVKIRGFRIEPGEIEAAVLRHPDVRQAAVVVREDTPDDRRLVAYVIGGHGAGGRVALDTTDLRKHTAAALPEHMVPSWFVQLDALPLTGNGKLDTRALPAPDLTGLVGGRPARTPEEEIFCGLFAEILGVPSVSMDDNFFDLGGHSLLATRLVSRVRAAFGVELTIRTVFEAPSPAELIAWLAGNGDVPSARRPLTPMDRPEEIPLSFAQLRLWFIDKIDGGSGTYNIPLVVRLNGDLDRTALQAAIGDVVARHESLRTVFPDRDGTPRQHILSAEEATPVMGVTGITADRLAGALTERAAVGFDLATEAPIRAHLFALSDREHALLLPVHHIAGDGWSLVPLTRDLQTAYTARCRGDLPEWQPLPVSYADYTLWQREILGDEDTPGSAISGQLAFWTEYLRGLPEEVTLPTDRPRPAVASYRGETLRFDLPAALHRQLTRCSREHDVSPFMVVQTALAVLLSKLGAGEDVPLGISIAGRTDEALDDLVGFLVNTLVMRTDLTGDPSFADLLGRARTDGLAAFANQDLPFERLVEAVNPERSAGRHPLVQIGLGFQNNATPGLDLPGLDAWIEPAVTHTAKLDLLFDFREVRGEGGGPDHTTCAVEYATDLYDEATVELLISRLTRLLDRATGRPQSRLSELDVLGADERERILVEWNDTACEVAAGTLPELFADRVVRTPGALAVVAGERELRYAELGERVNRLARHLIARGIGAEDRVLLVMPKSLDLLVAQLAVVTAGAAFVPVDPGYPRERVAFMADDAAPALLLTIRSVAPQADEVIPDLPRIVLDDPGTAIVVAARPATPLSDAERRVPVALDQAAYVIYTSGSTGRPKGVVVTHRGIGNLAAAQGERFAVRPDSRVVQYAAPSFDAAVSETCVALLAGATLVLPVEQGLLLGDELARFLTGLRISHATIPPIALTGLDPAAVPAGMVLTVAGEPCSAELAGTWSAGRRMINAYGPTETTVCATMSAPLSGALTPPIGTPIANARVYVLDARLSPVAPGVLGELYVSGVNLARGYLGRPGLTSERFVASPFGTAGERMYRTGDVVRWRAGGVLEFGGRADDQVKLRGFRVELGEVTSALTDQPQVETAAVVVREDRPGERRLVGYVVPAGRDAGSRDTGLETDQVGKWQVINDEVYGAPDREGPPLGENFSGWHSSYDGSELPEAEMRAWRAATVDRILELRPRRVLEIGVGAGLIMAPVAPHVELYWGTDLSGEVIATLRRQTARDPELAARTRFTATPAHALDDLPAGTFDTVVINSVAQYFPSVDYLTDVITKAFALLGDTGTVFLGDIRDLRLLRCMRTAIHRLAGPGDGEDATRYAVDRAVERETELLVDPALFDSLAGVLDGFGGADIRIKRGEYANELSRYRYDVVLHKRPAAPVSLAAVPAVSWERIGGLDVLAARLREAHPAGLRVTGIPNGRLGADLAAVAGTDGPVSADVDVTELHEVGSPFGYRALVTWTAGADDGRLDAVFVPEHAPDGTDGTSSTDGTSSTDGTSSTDGTSSTDGTDGTGSANGLNGAYRGGGSDGAAVLAYRDLYLPGAAPARYANDPLVGRRSGALVAELRDALAERLPDHMVPAALVLLDALPVTLNGKLDHKALPAPDAAEPASGAAPVTAGEKTLARLFAEVLGLSRAGVDDDFFRRGGDSIVSIQLVSRARAEGLRFTPQDVFAHRTVRAIAAIAAPEPAEAATPGPAAGSEWDMDLVSQDELDQFESKWSVSE
- a CDS encoding cytochrome P450, whose protein sequence is MTDAMEKQATCPVAPRGWPNPLLPEYDQVPEGRPLTQVTMPSGSKAWLVSRHDHIQRLLADARFSVEPHPTFPIRFPAPQELLDMIARDSKNLLVTMDPPRHTRVRQMALPDFTIKAVEKLRPKVQELIDRYLDGMEAAGGPTDLVQALALPLPAQVICELAGIPEAERDVFTRNAAIMVGTRHSYTMDEKMAANNELMAYFATLVTEKRENPADDMLGGFITRAGRTDEFDHHGLTLMTKMLLLAGYEFIVNRIALGTQTLLDHPGQLKALQGDPAGLMPKAVNEVLRYFSLVDEVLARVALADVEIDGVTIKEGEGILVLKGLGDRDPAKYTDPDAFDIHRDARDHLAFGYGVHQCLGQHVARLMMELCFTSLFTRFPDLHVVESDEPIELIDGLPPVHKLVVGW
- a CDS encoding 3-hydroxyacyl-ACP dehydratase FabZ family protein, whose product is MTGGIPTRTGEPAEARAEARRTFATPLCAVDRLEPDAGGPDLRFRAFKTVSADDPYMEGHFPGLTLLPAVFVLEALRQALSTLVGGDEPLNLLEVASGRWLAPMRGGDEIRLDVTARKDDGGRWRVTAGGVRQDGTPVVAAKVVLGDRNTAPAGGPLAPAGAPPLPPATAYGPDYTAILDRLPVRHPMLLVDRVESFDPGREITTVKAVSGSEPCYRSMADGLPLSRYMYPRALMLESFGQSSVLLWLSSGTTEGVQVAAAFRDCRFAGEVRPGAVLRHVARIDRLMADNVFVSGETWDGDRCVMTVGALIGANRPRERMDGTMNTAPPPAIPGPPGA